The genomic region TCTGAGAGTTTCTTTAAGAAGAGCTCAATGTTATTTCGAATAGCGCCTTCATTAGCAATACGAAGTCTTTCGAAACCAGCAAAAGCATCGCCAACTGTTGCTGTATAAGCCGAATCAATTTTTTCATCAAAAATGACTGTACCTGTTGTCTCGTCTTTAATTTTATAGTCAACAGATGCGCTCACTGTCATATTGAAACCAACGATAGGTTGTTTCAAAGATATCAGATTGGTCTGCAAGCTATATTTTTTCGTATAGGACCATAGATTTGCTTGTCTCAAAGATTCGATGAGTGCAGATTCAAAACTTTCAGAAGATACCTGCGATGTCCATAATGGGTTTGTATCTTTTCCTCCATCAACTACAACATGGCTAATGCTGTTGTAAAATTTAGAATTAGAGGCTACGTTAACGATTTGATTTTTCTGGATAGTCATGTTTTCAGTTTTTGCTGGACTAGCGCATCCTGAAAGTGCAATTGCTGCAACAGACAGTAGAATTAATGTATTTTTCATAAAACTAACCTTAGATTTGTTTATCTTCTAAGGTTGTATTGTGGGTGGAACTTATAGGTAAGTCAATATTTTTGAGATCGTATCCCTACACGAATTTTAACATTAAGCGACCAATCATCATTTGGAAAAATGAGATTCCTAAGATTAAAGCTAGCGGGGATAAGTCAATACCTCCCATGGAAGGAAGGGCGCGACGAATTGGGTTTAAGACCGGCTCAACGACGCGAAACAGAAACGAGTTGATATTATAGACAGCCGGGCTATACCGGTTGATAACGTCAAATGCTTCAAGCCAACTAATGATCACATAGATGACAACAGCCCACCAATAAAGATTGAGAACAACATTGATGATGTAAAGAATGGGTAAAATAATAACGTCCATGTTTTCCTCTCATTGCTATTAACTTACAAGCATCAGTTTTTCGCGATCCAATGCTATCAGTATAGTTGAAACGATAGCTTCAAATGATAATCCTGCATCCTTATATTGACTTGCTGGCGCATCGTGGTCAAGTAGTTGATCTGGCATATACATCGGTCGGAACTTTAATCCCTTATCAAAAAGCCAGTTTTTCGCCAAAATGTCGGTTACTTGCGCTGCAAAACCACCAATGGATCCAGCCTCAATCGTTAATAAGACTTCGTGATTTTTTGCTAGCTGACAGACTAACTCTTCATCAACAGGTTTGGCAAAACGAGCATCAGCAACAGTGGCTGTGATGCCGAGTTCCTTAAGATGAACGGCGGCCTTCAAGCTATCCTCAAGACGGCATCCTAAAGATAGAATTGCAACTTTAGATCCTTCGCGAATAATACGTCCTTTGCCAATTTGTAAGATTTCAGCAGGCTGAGTCAGATCTAATCCCAGTCCATTACCCCGTGGATAACGGAAGGCAGAAGGGGCATCATCAATCGCATGGCTGGTTGCAACTGCATGCTTGAGTTCAAGTTCGTCGCTTGGTGCCATAATGACCATGTGAGGCAGACATCCTAAAAAGGCCAGATCATAACAGCCCGCATGGGTTGCCCCATCGGCACCAACAAAACCAGCGCGATCCATGGCAAAACGAACAGGCAATTTTTGTAACATGACATCATGGACAACCTGATCATACCCACGTTGCAGGAATGTGGAATAAATGGCGGCAAAAGGTTTTAACCCATCACATGCAAGGCCTGCTGCAAAGGTGACTGCGTGTTGCTCGGCGATGCCAACATCAAAACAACGGTCAGGGAATTCTTTAGCGAACAGGTCAAGGCCTGTACCTGATGGCATGGCTGCAGTGATAGCCACCACCTTATCATCTTGACGGGCTGTTTCAATTAACGCGTCTGCAAAGACTTTTGTATAACTTGGTGTCGACGCTGCTGTTTTGTGTTGTTTTCCTGTATCAACATCAAATTTGACAACGCCGTGATACTTATCATCTGCAGATTCAGCCGGCGCATACCCGTGCCCCTTCTTTGTGACAACATGAATTAAGACAGGACCATTTTCCTTACGATCACGGATATTTTCCAGAACGGGAATAAGTTGGTCGAGGTCATGGCCGTCAATTGGACCGACATAAAAAAAGCCCATTTCTTCAAACCACGTGCCGCCAGTAACCATGCCACGCGCATATTCTTCAACGCGACGGGCTGCGGTCTCTAGTGGTTTCGGTAGATAACTAGCAGCTTCCTTTGCTATTGACCTGAAGGACTGATAGGGACGGGATGAGATCAGTTTTGAAAAGTAATTGCTCATGGCACCAACGGGTGGTGCAATTGACATATCATTATCGTTTAAGATCACAATCAGGCGGCTTTTCATAGCGCCTGCATTGTTAAGCGCTTCATAGGCCATGCCAGAGCTCATGGACCCATCACCAATGACGGCAATAACGTTATTGTTACCTTGGTTTAAGTCGCGTGCTATTGCAAAGCCGAGGGCTGCTGATATGGATGTCCCAGCGTGAGCTGCCCCAAAGGGATCGTATTCGCTCTCTGAGCGTTTTGTAAAGCCAGAAGGGCCGTCTTTTTGACGTAACATTGGCATGTCTGCTCGGCGACCTGTCAGAATTTTATGCGGGTAGGCTTGGTGGCCTACATCCCAAATAATTTTATCTTTTGGCGTGTCGAATACATAATGAAGCGCAACCGTCAGCTCAACCACACCAAGGCTTGCGCCCAAATGGCCCCCTGTTTTTGAGACAACAGAGACCGTCTCATGGCGCACGTCGGATGCAAGTTCTTTCAACTGAGTGCGATCCAATGATTTCATATCACGGGGAATTTGTACGCGATCAAGTAACGGTGTGGTGTTCACGGTTGGTATCCTTTATGCTAAACGACTTAGCGCTTGTTCAACTTTTAACTTTGTTTGCTGAGCCGTTGCCAGACGTTCTTTAAACTCATCAATAATTTCTGATTTTGCCTTAGAGATAAAATCGGCATTCCCGAGACGAGTTTCAAGGGTTGAAATTTCCTTAGCCTGTGCTTCAATCTCTTTTGCAAGGCGAGCCATTTCAGCTTCGATGTCGATGCTGCCTGCCAGTGGCAGGACAATAGTTGTTTCGCCCACGATAAACTGAACTTCTCCCTTTTGTAAGGTTGGGGTCGCCGATGTGATTGTTAGCTCAGAAATCTTCCCAAGTTTCTTAAGAATGACTTCGTGACGACGAATGCGATCTTCAACCTTTTGCGTGACTTCAAAGAAACTCAATGGGGTTGGTGCACTTGGTGGCACATTGAATTCACTTCGGCGTGAACGCAGCTCTGTCACTAGATTAACCAGCCATTGCATTTCCTCAACAGCTTCGCGGTCTACGTATTGACTGTCAGTTTGTGCGCGGCCATAGGTTGGCCATTCTGATTCCAGTAACATCTTACCGTCGCCAAAATCTTCCCATAGTTTTTCGGTGATAAACGGCATAATTGGGTTAGCAATTCTTAAGAATTCGCCTAAAACCCAGCTTGCTGTTGTACGCGCTTCGGCTAGGGCATCCGCATCATCCACATTCGCAAAGATTGGCTTGAGGAATTCAAGGTAAAAGTCACAGAATGTTCCCCAAAGGAAACGATATAAATCATTGGCTGCATCATCAAAGCGATAGGTTTCGATAGATTTATAGACGCGGCTTGCCAGTTCAGCAACTTCGCTAATGATCCAACTATTGACTATAAGTTTTGTCGTTGTCGGGACAAAGTCAGCTTGGCGCGTACAATTGTTCATTTCCATGAACCGAGCGGCATTCCAGATTTTTGTCATAAAGTTACGGCCACCTTCGACACGGGATTCACCAAGTTTTAGGTCACGACCCGGAACAGCTAAGCTGGATAGGGTAAAGCGCAAGGCGTCGGTTCCAAACTTGTCGATCAAAGTCAGGGGATCAATAACGTTGCCCTTAGACTTTGACATTTTTGCCCCTTTTTCATCGCGAACAAGAGCATGGATATAGACTGTTTTAAAGGGAACGTCGCCGATAAAATAGAGCCCCATCATCATCATCCGAGCAACCCAGAAAAAGATGATGTCAAAGCCCGTATCCAAAACGTCGGTTGGATAATAGCGCTTGAGGAGCGTTTCATCTTGCGGCCAGCCGAGTGTTGAGAATGGCCATAGGGCTGAGGAAAACCAGGTGTCTAGAACGTCTGTATCACGGGTCAACTTAACATCTGCGCCAAGTTTGGATCTGGCTTCGGCATAGGCTTCTGCTTCGGTTTCCGCTACAAAGATTGTCCCATCCTCGGCAAACCACGCCGGCACTTGATGGCCCCACCAAATCTGGCGAGAAATACACCACGGTTGGATATTCTCGAGCCAGTCAAAGTATGTCGCATTCCAGAATTCTGGAACAAATTGAGTTTTACCGGAACGCACGGCTTCTAGGGCAGGTTGTGCAAGCTTATGGGCATCCAAGAACCATTGATCGGTCAACATCGGTTGAATTTCTACGCCCGATCTTTCGCCAAAAGGAACAGCGTGCATGACCGGTTCAATTTTCTCAAGGATTTCGAGTTCTTCAAGATCCGCAATAATCGCTTTGCGAGCTGTGGCAACACTAAGACCGCGATATTTCTCTGGCACGCTATCGTTCAAGTGTGCGCGGGTATCCATAATATTGATCAACGGCAAATTATGGCGACGGCCAACTTCAAAGTCATTGAAATCGTGAGCAGGGGTAATTTTAACGGCACCTGTTCCTTTTTCTGGGTCGCAATACTCATCGGCAACGATTGGAATTTCTCGCCCGGTTAGAGGCAGTTTAATCATTTTGCCAATGAGGTCTGTATAGCGCTCATCCTCTGGGTGAACGGCCACAGCTGTATCGCCCAGCATTGTCTCAGGACGTGTTGTCGCGATCGTGATTGTTTCAGAAGATCCAACGATCGGATAGCGAACATGGTACATATTCCCTTTGGTATCTTGGGGGATAACCTCAAGGTCAGAAACTGCTGTCTGGAATTTCGGGTCCCAGTTGACCAATCGTTTGTCGCGGTAAATCAGTCCATCTTTATAAAGTTGAACGAAAACTTTGCGAACAGCTTCGCATAAATCTTCATCCATGGTAAAGCGTTGACGCGCCCAATCCGGAGAGATCCCTAATCGGCGTTGTTGACGAACGATCTCACCACCTGAATATTCTTTCCATTCCCAAATCTTTTTAATAAAGTCGTCACGGCCCAAATCATGGCGTGTGATTCCTTCTTTTTCGAGATTGCGTTCCACAACCATTTGAGTTGCAATACCTGCATGGTCTGTACCAGGTTGCCACAAAACATCATAACCACACATGCGTTTAAACCGAATCAAGACATCTTGAAGTGTATAGGTTAAGGCATGGCCCACGTGAAGGCTGCCCGTCACATTCGGTGGCGGCATCATGATTGTATATGTTGGTTTATCAGAAGTTGGGTTGCAAGAAAATCGGCCGGATTTTTCCCATGTTTCATAGAGTTTTGGTTCAACGTCTTGTGGATTAAAGGTCTTGTCAATCATGGTGCAATCTTATTATTTAAAGTATTCAAGAAACATATTATTGAACCCTACCGTATTTTTAAAAATTTGTAAACGGTTGGCGTTTGAGAGATTGTTAGTCCCATGAATGTATTAGGAGGTTCCCTCATCGATTAATTGTTGCGCTATTCTTTGCCGTTTATTCTGCCTGAGGGTATTAATAACCTCCTGTCGCAATGATTGGGGTACTGGAATTTTAGCTTTTACAAGTGCAACTAGATAACTACTCCGATTTTTTATGTCTGAAATACCGAGTGCATATTGATAGGGTTCAATTGGCTTGCCGTCAGTATCCTTAATAGTATTTAATAAATTGAGTGTACCAAAGCCAAAAGCCCCCTTAACTGCAGCATCTAGCACTTGTTTGTTTAATCCATCAGGTATGGGTTCAAGTTCTGTAAGTAACGCATCCAAAAAAAGACTTTTAATAGAATCATCTTGGATTTTTAGTCCGTATGAGTAGGGTTCAATTGGTTGTCCATCGTCATCTTTAAGTCCACCATTCTGGGAAAATAGTTTGTAGGATGGGTATGTAGCACCTTTGATTAATATAATATCGTCAAAAACGGCCTTGTTAAATTCTTTGGGGATCAAATTCCCGTAATTAATGAGAGCTACAAAAAAATAAGCTCGTTTTTTTTCATCAGGAATACTTAACCCAAAAAGGTACAAGGGCTCATCAATTCCATTGTGCATTAGTTTTATTTTGCTGCTTGTATACATATCGAGAAGTTTTTCTGCTTCAGAGTTCGTTCCTTGTTCAGATGATAATACCGTTTCCCAAAACCATGCATTGTTCTGGTCAAAATCTTTATCCATTAGACGAATAAGTTCAAATTTCTTGTCTGATAAGGGGGGGAGCAGAGCAACCTTTTGGGCTAAACTTTGTGCTTCAATGTAAGGATCCAATGTTCTTGGTTTCTTATAGTCAATCTCTGGGTGGTTTTTAACAAATTCGATAGCCTCATCAATTTTATCTGTATCCAAAAGGTTGTAGAGATCTTGAGCAAGAAAATTGTCCTGACTTCTTAATTTAGAATCCCCTCCGTTAATATATCCATGGAGACGTTGAAGGTTGTTAGGCCCGTTTCCTGCTAATAGTCCATCTATACTAATCTGTTTGGAAAGCCATTGATCTAAATCCTTGTCGATCATCTTTCTTAGTTCTTCTTTATATTTCTTCATTGTACTTGCGGGGATAGGGTTGTACTGATATTGAAGAACCTTAACTTTGCTAGGGTCATGGAAAATTTCTGGTTTTAGAAAAAGACGTGCTTGTAAGAATTTGAGATCTAGATTAACTGGTTGTGATTGTTTGTTTCTTAGGGTAGTCAATAGATCTTTTATCGAATGAGTTATTTTACCATTAAATTCATAATCAAACTTGCGACCATATGAGCCAGAGGCATATCCAACCTCATCAAGAATGTCTGGTGCAATAAAAAACTGGAACATTCGAGCGCTGTTAATCTGATAGGATTGTGTTAGATGTTCAAAATCAGCCCAAGTTAGGTTCAGGCCAATTTTATCCAAAAATTCGTTTAATGCAGATTCTATGTGAGGGGGGTTTACTGATTTATTTTTGCTAAAAAACATGTAGCTAGATTCTCCTTCATCATCAAGATTCCCGAATAAGAATGGATTTACGGATAAGCCCAGTTCAGAGTATTTTGTGCCGTCTATTTTACCGTGATCGCTCGCCTCAGTTTCTGCCTTTTCTTGTATAATCTCAAACTTTTTCATAAACTCAGTCACGCTTGGAATGTCTTTAAACTTATTGTCCAGGGCTCGCAGGACAGTCACATCATCACTGTGATGCATGGCAAGGCGGGCCCGGTACTCACTGATCACATCGTAAAACAATCCAATTTCACCAACAGCCGCGTGATAGAACACGTACCAACCGTTAAAGGTTCGTTCTGCCTCCATCATTCGTGCGAACTGATGCTTTTCAAAGTCAGTTATTGTGGCGTCAGGGTACTTGTCAAAGAACGCAGCGACCATTCCGGGGATTGTGTTTTCGTATCCGGGTGCCAGAATGTGGCTCAAGAAATATTCAGTTGCTGTTATTTGGCCAATTTCTGGTAATCGCTGATCTTTATCTTTTTGAGCGCGTGACTTTATCTCCCCCATCACTTGTGCGTGTTGGGATAGGCTCATGTCAGTCGCAAAGACAAGAGAGATCATGGTCAAAAGTGATAAGATAAGTTTTGGCATAAATTATTCCTTGGATAGACTCCGTCATCCTCGATTAGAAAATCTAAGTTTTCACCAGAAAACGCTAAGAATTTCTTGATCGGGGATCCAGGTTATATTAGAAAATGCTGGATCCCCGATCAATCAAAGCTATGGCTTTCTGGTGAAACCCTAGCTTTGCTAGCCGAGGATGACGGGCGTGCCTGATGTCTCTTATGTCGAACTGACGCTCAATAAAAGAATACAGCAAATTCATTAAATATTTATGAAAACTCGAATTTTTTTGCCCACACTCAGGAGGCCGTATTTTTGAAAAGTTGTAAACGGTTGGGATTATGTTAGCATAAGTCTATCGTAGTTTTGATGAGACGAAATATGTTAGCGCTTTTATCTTTTTTCCTTAAGCGATGTTGCGAGTCTTACGCTGACTGGAAAAAAGCCCGAGGATTTAGTGTTAAAGGTTGTCTCTCCGGATAAATCTGAACACTTAATGAGGGTGTGTTTGAGAGCAGTCAGTTCTTCATCATAAAGATATAGAATCTTCCCCTACTTGCTATTTTTATCAAAATCGGGCAATTTATATGTAATTACATTTAATATATAACAGGAATAGTTCATGGCCTCAGTTTTTGCTCCCATTCATAAGGATGGCGTTAAGTTTGTTCTTATTTTCTTTATTATTTCAATGCTGTTGTATGCCTTGTCTCATACGCTTGGTGTCATTGGTTTTATTCTAACCGCGTGGTGTGTTTATTTCTTTCGTATGCCAGAGCGCGTAACGCCGACTCGTGAGGGGTTAATCGTTTCTCCTGCGGATGGTATGGTCAGCTTAATTACGGATGTGGTCCCGCCAAAAGATTATGGTTTGGGTGAAGACAAACTTACTCGGGTTAGTATCTTCTTGAATGTTTTTGATGTTCACGTTCAGCGTACTCCAATTGCTGGATCCATTGAAAAAATTATTTACCACCCCGGTAAGTTCTTGAATGCTTCGTTGGATAAAGCCAGCGAAGACAATGAACGTCAGACAATCGTGATCAATAATGGTAAGGTTAAGATTGCTTGCACACAGATTGCAGGCCTAATTGCCCGTCGTATCCTATGTCAGACATCAGAGGGGCGCTCCATGTCAATTGGTGAGCTTTATGGCCTTATTCGTTTCGGTAGCCGCGTTGATGTTTACTTGCCAAAGGGGGTCGTACCGTTGGTCTGTGTTGGTCAACGCATGATTGGTGGTGAAACTGTTATGGCTGATATGCAATCTAAAGAAACAGCTCGTGAAGGAGTTCAAAGCTAAGAATGACTGATCGCAAAAAGAAACCAGCACGTATTGAAAACTTAAGACGAAAGCTGCCCGAACGGATTCGGGCAACGCGTGATCGGATGTCTAATGTTAACTTGATTATGTTCCTGCCAAACATGACAACGGTTATGGCATTGTGTATGGGCTTAAGTGCGGTCAGATTTGCTTTGCAATCACGTTGGGAATTTGCCGTTGGTGCAATCTTTCTGGCAGCGTTATTCGATGCAATGGATGGGCGTATTGCACGCATGTTGAATGCAACAAGCCGATTTGGAGCAGAGTTAGATTCGTTATCTGATTTTATTAGCTTTGGTGTTAGTCCGGCTATTGTTATTTACCTTCGATCTCTCCATGAATGGCAAGGAGCAGGGTGGTTATTTACCTTGTACTTTGCCGTGTGTTTGGGATTGCGTCTGGCTCGTTTTAATACCATTAGTATCGAAGGTCGTGAAGCTTCTGGATCTGAGAATTTCTTTATGGGATGCCCGGCACCAGCGTCTGCTATATTGGCTTTGATCCCGACCATGTTAAGTATTGAATTTTCTGATTGGTCATTGTGGTCCTCTGCTTGGTTGAATGCTATTGTTCTGTTTTTTGTCGGGTCTTTAGCGATCAGCGTCGTTCCAATGTTTTCTTTTAAGAAAGTTAATATTGATCGTAAGTTCTTCCCCCTTGTTTTAGTCGGTTTAACATTCCTAGCTGGTGCCTTATTTACAACACCATGGATTACTTTGTCCGTTGTCATGTTCGCTTATGTTCTAAGTATTCCGATTAGCTATCGAGTTTTTACAAAGATTAGTTCGTCTGCCAATCATGATAAATAACTGCGACAGCGAGTGTAGTGCTTGTTTTTAGGATTTAGTATGAGATGTCATTTATAGGGGGATTATATGACAGAAGATATTCGGTACGTTGATACAAAAGTTGTTAACTGTGATGGCAATGGATCTGCTGATGGTCTGGGGCACCCCAGTGTCTATCTGAACGTCGGGAAAGAGGGGAAGGTTGAGTGTCCTTATTGCAGTCGGCTTTTTATCTATGAGGGGACTGGTGACGATCATCATTAGGGTGACATATCTGCCAATTATTATGTTGACTAGTGCATTCTCATTTTCTCAGGATGTTGTAAGTGAACAATCCTATTTGCTTAAGTCTACACCTGATGTGACAAGAGTATCCTATTCACCTGTTGGTTTTATTTGTGACGATCTCTGCTTGTCCATCCTTTCATGTTTTTGTTGCTGTGTTGCGCCGGCTGAGGAACCTGATGATAGGGAGCAATATTTATCTTTTGGTTGGAGCGAAGAGCATAATTAAGGCAATTTCACCTCTCCCCTTGTGGGGGGTGAGTTTTCCTTTAAGCCGCAGCGCGGTACTGATTAACGAAAGTATTGTGTTGCCCTAGGGATGAGCTAAAATTATGTCCACCTGCACCATTGGCGACAAAGAATAGATCTTTGGTTGTCATGGGTTGCAGGGCAGCTTCAATGGCTGCTTTGCCGGGGCAACAAATAGGGCGGGGTGGTAATCCTTCGATCAAATACGTATTATAAATCGTTTCTGATTTTAAATCGTTCTTTGTAATTTTACGTCCGAGTTTGCTTTTGCCAAGGGTGATTCCGTAAATAACAGTCGGGTCAGCTTGTAAACGCATGCCCCTTTTCAGACGATTCGTAAAAACACCGGCAATGCGTTTACGTTCGTCTTTACGCCCTGTTTCTTTTTCAACAATCGAGGCCATTGTGAGTGCCTCTAAGGAGTTTTCATAGGGCACGTCGGTTTTGCGTTTGTTCCAAGTTTCAGCTAAAACTAGAATCATTGCTGCTTCCATGCGATTGACGAGACTTTGTTTTGTATCACCATAGACATACGTATATGTATCTGGAAGCATGAACCCTTCGGCTGGAACGTGGAGTATTTCGCCCTTCAAAAGGTCTATTTTATTGATTGTATCTATAATCTCGTGGGCTGTTGAGCCTTCAGGAAAGGTAATTTTGTGAACAATAACTTTACCACAGCATAAAATACGAACAATTTCTGTAGGGCGCGCGTGGTTAGGAATTAAAAATTCACCGGCCTTAAGTTTGCCCCATTGTCGATCAAGAGCTGCAGCTAAATAAAATGCGTAGCGATTGCTGATCAGTTTTTTTGACAGAAGGAGCTCGGCAACATCATCCATCCCCATCCCTTTTTCAATGATAACAGCTTCGTCTTTTTCATGGGTCACTTGAGTATAGACGCCGCCTGGGCCATAAAAGAGCCAGCCCATAGCTGTAGAAAGAATAAAAAACAAAACAATTACAAGTTTCTTGAACATACAAACTTCCTTATATCTGTGATAATTTTTCTGCTCATGTTCATTAAATATAAGGATCACTCTAGCAAAATGCACGGAATATTTGGTTTAATTCATTTTTGAGGTGAGTAAGAGTGATGATTTATTTACCAAAAATTAATGAATTTGATATATAGTCATACCAAATATTCAAGATGAAGAAGCATGTTCATGCAG from Candidatus Paracaedibacteraceae bacterium harbors:
- a CDS encoding YggT family protein; amino-acid sequence: MDVIILPILYIINVVLNLYWWAVVIYVIISWLEAFDVINRYSPAVYNINSFLFRVVEPVLNPIRRALPSMGGIDLSPLALILGISFFQMMIGRLMLKFV
- the dxs gene encoding 1-deoxy-D-xylulose-5-phosphate synthase, whose product is MNTTPLLDRVQIPRDMKSLDRTQLKELASDVRHETVSVVSKTGGHLGASLGVVELTVALHYVFDTPKDKIIWDVGHQAYPHKILTGRRADMPMLRQKDGPSGFTKRSESEYDPFGAAHAGTSISAALGFAIARDLNQGNNNVIAVIGDGSMSSGMAYEALNNAGAMKSRLIVILNDNDMSIAPPVGAMSNYFSKLISSRPYQSFRSIAKEAASYLPKPLETAARRVEEYARGMVTGGTWFEEMGFFYVGPIDGHDLDQLIPVLENIRDRKENGPVLIHVVTKKGHGYAPAESADDKYHGVVKFDVDTGKQHKTAASTPSYTKVFADALIETARQDDKVVAITAAMPSGTGLDLFAKEFPDRCFDVGIAEQHAVTFAAGLACDGLKPFAAIYSTFLQRGYDQVVHDVMLQKLPVRFAMDRAGFVGADGATHAGCYDLAFLGCLPHMVIMAPSDELELKHAVATSHAIDDAPSAFRYPRGNGLGLDLTQPAEILQIGKGRIIREGSKVAILSLGCRLEDSLKAAVHLKELGITATVADARFAKPVDEELVCQLAKNHEVLLTIEAGSIGGFAAQVTDILAKNWLFDKGLKFRPMYMPDQLLDHDAPASQYKDAGLSFEAIVSTILIALDREKLMLVS
- a CDS encoding valine--tRNA ligase, whose amino-acid sequence is MIDKTFNPQDVEPKLYETWEKSGRFSCNPTSDKPTYTIMMPPPNVTGSLHVGHALTYTLQDVLIRFKRMCGYDVLWQPGTDHAGIATQMVVERNLEKEGITRHDLGRDDFIKKIWEWKEYSGGEIVRQQRRLGISPDWARQRFTMDEDLCEAVRKVFVQLYKDGLIYRDKRLVNWDPKFQTAVSDLEVIPQDTKGNMYHVRYPIVGSSETITIATTRPETMLGDTAVAVHPEDERYTDLIGKMIKLPLTGREIPIVADEYCDPEKGTGAVKITPAHDFNDFEVGRRHNLPLINIMDTRAHLNDSVPEKYRGLSVATARKAIIADLEELEILEKIEPVMHAVPFGERSGVEIQPMLTDQWFLDAHKLAQPALEAVRSGKTQFVPEFWNATYFDWLENIQPWCISRQIWWGHQVPAWFAEDGTIFVAETEAEAYAEARSKLGADVKLTRDTDVLDTWFSSALWPFSTLGWPQDETLLKRYYPTDVLDTGFDIIFFWVARMMMMGLYFIGDVPFKTVYIHALVRDEKGAKMSKSKGNVIDPLTLIDKFGTDALRFTLSSLAVPGRDLKLGESRVEGGRNFMTKIWNAARFMEMNNCTRQADFVPTTTKLIVNSWIISEVAELASRVYKSIETYRFDDAANDLYRFLWGTFCDFYLEFLKPIFANVDDADALAEARTTASWVLGEFLRIANPIMPFITEKLWEDFGDGKMLLESEWPTYGRAQTDSQYVDREAVEEMQWLVNLVTELRSRRSEFNVPPSAPTPLSFFEVTQKVEDRIRRHEVILKKLGKISELTITSATPTLQKGEVQFIVGETTIVLPLAGSIDIEAEMARLAKEIEAQAKEISTLETRLGNADFISKAKSEIIDEFKERLATAQQTKLKVEQALSRLA
- a CDS encoding phosphatidylserine decarboxylase codes for the protein MASVFAPIHKDGVKFVLIFFIISMLLYALSHTLGVIGFILTAWCVYFFRMPERVTPTREGLIVSPADGMVSLITDVVPPKDYGLGEDKLTRVSIFLNVFDVHVQRTPIAGSIEKIIYHPGKFLNASLDKASEDNERQTIVINNGKVKIACTQIAGLIARRILCQTSEGRSMSIGELYGLIRFGSRVDVYLPKGVVPLVCVGQRMIGGETVMADMQSKETAREGVQS
- a CDS encoding phosphatidylcholine/phosphatidylserine synthase — translated: MTDRKKKPARIENLRRKLPERIRATRDRMSNVNLIMFLPNMTTVMALCMGLSAVRFALQSRWEFAVGAIFLAALFDAMDGRIARMLNATSRFGAELDSLSDFISFGVSPAIVIYLRSLHEWQGAGWLFTLYFAVCLGLRLARFNTISIEGREASGSENFFMGCPAPASAILALIPTMLSIEFSDWSLWSSAWLNAIVLFFVGSLAISVVPMFSFKKVNIDRKFFPLVLVGLTFLAGALFTTPWITLSVVMFAYVLSIPISYRVFTKISSSANHDK
- a CDS encoding zinc-finger domain-containing protein — its product is MTEDIRYVDTKVVNCDGNGSADGLGHPSVYLNVGKEGKVECPYCSRLFIYEGTGDDHH
- the mltG gene encoding endolytic transglycosylase MltG, with product MFKKLVIVLFFILSTAMGWLFYGPGGVYTQVTHEKDEAVIIEKGMGMDDVAELLLSKKLISNRYAFYLAAALDRQWGKLKAGEFLIPNHARPTEIVRILCCGKVIVHKITFPEGSTAHEIIDTINKIDLLKGEILHVPAEGFMLPDTYTYVYGDTKQSLVNRMEAAMILVLAETWNKRKTDVPYENSLEALTMASIVEKETGRKDERKRIAGVFTNRLKRGMRLQADPTVIYGITLGKSKLGRKITKNDLKSETIYNTYLIEGLPPRPICCPGKAAIEAALQPMTTKDLFFVANGAGGHNFSSSLGQHNTFVNQYRAAA